In Deltaproteobacteria bacterium, a single window of DNA contains:
- a CDS encoding prepilin peptidase, with translation MTSARRSSAAHSISRTPQAHRLVDGLLSEFTAAPVQAKIAVADLALALTISAVTDLRERRIPNAVTYPALAVAAACAISLGGLPLLLESAVGALVCATPLTLAMWRGWMGAGDVKLMAVAGLVSGTAAGWSFSLIVLLDVAVAGGAQALLWLLAAKARRRDRPKAVPYGLAIAVGTTWAFLTGAPLF, from the coding sequence ATTACGTCTGCGCGGAGAAGCTCCGCTGCACATTCAATTAGCCGGACGCCGCAGGCGCACCGGCTAGTGGACGGTCTCCTCAGCGAATTCACCGCAGCGCCGGTGCAAGCGAAGATCGCCGTGGCCGACCTCGCCCTCGCGCTCACAATCAGCGCCGTCACGGATCTACGCGAACGCCGCATCCCGAACGCCGTCACCTATCCCGCGCTCGCCGTTGCCGCCGCCTGCGCCATCTCGCTCGGCGGCCTCCCGCTCCTGCTGGAATCCGCCGTGGGCGCCCTCGTCTGCGCCACCCCCCTCACGCTCGCCATGTGGCGCGGCTGGATGGGCGCCGGCGACGTCAAGCTGATGGCCGTCGCCGGCCTCGTCTCCGGCACCGCCGCCGGCTGGAGCTTCTCCCTGATCGTCCTCCTCGACGTCGCCGTCGCCGGCGGCGCACAAGCACTCCTCTGGCTTCTCGCGGCGAAGGCCCGCCGGCGCGATCGCCCCAAGGCCGTCCCCTACGGACTCGCCATCGCCGTCGGGACGACTTGGGCATTCCTGACCGGAGCCCCGCTCTTTTGA
- a CDS encoding FHA domain-containing protein, with protein sequence MNDQGAKTARTLLIADHLWEAFSSMAMEMGSERDSLINQALYTFARLNGFLVASDLANLGVVPRTALTDSGRLRIAPPAEDTHEMAAGGMSLRVGASGEAPSFEEETADAAPTSLDLPNVGGGLRTRAAIVSAHPRDPSHAAPAGRTLVLLAGDGHELERVRKDRFLIGRGKHCDLVINSGKVSREHAAIVREGNSWFIEDLGSSNGTWFDKRRLTRREIQEGDEYYVCAEKLRCTFN encoded by the coding sequence ATGAACGATCAGGGCGCGAAGACGGCGCGCACGCTGCTCATCGCCGACCATCTCTGGGAGGCGTTCAGCAGCATGGCGATGGAGATGGGCAGCGAGCGCGACTCGCTCATCAATCAGGCGCTGTACACGTTCGCCCGGCTCAACGGGTTCCTCGTCGCCTCGGATCTGGCGAACCTCGGCGTCGTCCCCCGAACGGCGCTGACCGACTCCGGCCGGCTCCGCATCGCTCCGCCGGCGGAGGACACGCACGAGATGGCGGCAGGCGGCATGTCCCTGAGGGTCGGGGCCAGCGGCGAGGCGCCGTCGTTCGAGGAAGAAACCGCGGACGCGGCGCCAACGAGCCTGGATCTGCCGAACGTCGGCGGCGGCCTGCGGACCCGCGCGGCGATCGTCAGCGCGCATCCACGGGATCCGTCGCACGCTGCTCCAGCCGGCCGCACGCTGGTGCTCCTGGCCGGCGACGGGCACGAGCTGGAGCGCGTCCGCAAGGATCGCTTCCTCATCGGACGCGGCAAGCATTGCGACCTCGTGATCAACTCCGGCAAGGTGAGCCGCGAGCACGCGGCCATCGTCCGCGAGGGAAATTCCTGGTTCATCGAGGACCTCGGCTCGTCGAACGGAACCTGGTTCGACAAGCGCCGGCTGACGCGGCGCGAGATCCAGGAAGGCGACGAGTATTACGTCTGCGCGGAGAAGCTCCGCTGCACATTCAATTAG